The genomic region GGTGCTGAGCAACAGGGCGGAGATGAAACGCAGGCTCTTCATGATGAGGCTTCCTTTCGAGCGCGGCGCGGAGTGGAGAGAGACGGACAGCCAGGTGCGCCGCGAGCGGTGCGGCCCTGTGCAGCCGGCTTGCCAACGCGCGCGCTCTCGCGCGTCACCCCCGCGAAGCTCCGCGGATCCGAGTCTCTTCAGTCACTTGGGTGTGGCGCTCCCAGTCGCGCCGCGTGGGACGGCTGTCGCCACAGTCTCTGGAGCGAGACGGTCACCGTCCGTGGAGTGAGACGGCTCGTCGAGTCAACCCCGTGCGCGTGCACAGGGGCGACGTCGCGCGCTCGACGCTCGGAATCTCCGCGCCACATAAACTAACAAATCCCCAAGGAAATCCAAGGGGTTGACCAATCCGTCGCCAGGGTTCACCTTGCGCCACGGATCCGGGTGGAAGCCGCCGGCTCCAGCGCGAGGATTTCCATGAGCCAGCCACAGGAAGAACTCAGCGCCCAGGCGCGCGCCATCATCGAGGAGGAGGAGGCGCTGCTCGAGCGCGTGCGCTCGGCGATCCAGGCGGCGCGGATCCGGTCGAGCAAAGGCCAGGACCGAAGCGCGCTGCTCGAGCGGCTCACCGAGCTGCGCGACGAGGCGAGCACCGCCGTCGAGAGCGACCTGCCCGCCCTCTTCCAGCAGCTGGACAACACGCGCGGCCTCCTCGAGCGCGACGCCTCGGCGACGCTGCCCGACTCGAACACGCCCTACTTCGCGCATCTGCGCCTGAAGCGGCACGAGGGCACCTCGAACGAGTACCTGCTGGGGCGCACCACCTTCACGGACGCGCAGGTGGGCGTGCGCATCATCGACTGGCGCTTCGCCCCCGTGGCGCGCGTCTTCTACGGCTACGAGGAGGGCGACGACTACGAGGAGTGGTTCGGCGAGCGGCTCGCCGAGGGCGTCGTCGAGGCCCGGCGGCTGGTGGTCCTCGAGCGCGGCGTGCTCACCCGCATCCGCGCCGGCACGCTCCACCTGGAGCGGACGCCCGAGGGAGCGTGGCGAGAGGTCGGCGGCCTCACCTCCGTGCTCTCGGGCGGAGCGGGCACGGCGGTGCGAGCCGGCAGCCTCGGCGTGGGCACGGGCGAGGCCGGGCGCGCGGCCCGGTTCGACGTCACCGCGCAGCTCGATGCCGAGCAGTTCCAGGCGCTCCAGGTCGCCGCGGACCAGCCGCTGCTGGTGCTGGGGAGCGCCGGCAGCGGGAAGACGACGGTGGCCCTGCACCGGCTGGCGAAGATTACCTTCGATCTGCGCGCGGCCTCGCTGCCCTCGAGGATGAAGGTCATCGTCCCCGAGGAGGGCCTGGCGCGGCTGTCCAAGCGACTGCTCGCCCCGCTGGAGCTGCGCAACGTGTCCGTGGAGACGCTCGACGCCTGGGCCTACGCCACGGCCTGCACGGCGTTCGGGGTGAAGTCCATCGCGCTGTCCCCGGACAAGCCGGCCCTCACCGCGCGGCTCAAGCGCCACCCGGCCTTGCGGCCCGTGCTGGAGCGCCAGCTCGGAAAGCGGAAGCTGTCGGACCCGTCGCTGAAGAAGCTGCGCAAGCGGCTGGCGGAGGTGCTCACCGACCGGACGCTGCTGGCCGAGGTGGTGGCCGCCTCGAAGGGAGACCTGCCCACCACGGCCATCGAGGACACGGTGCGGCACACGATGCTGCAGCTGGCCACCCCGCTGACGCAGGAGTTCGAGGGGTACGATCCGGAGGCGCTGGCGACCGTGGACGGACTGTCCCTGGACCAGTCCACACCGGACGAGCTGGCGGGCACCGTGGACGTGGAGGACCTGCCGCTGCTGCTCTTCCTCAAGA from Hyalangium gracile harbors:
- a CDS encoding ATP-binding domain-containing protein, which codes for MSQPQEELSAQARAIIEEEEALLERVRSAIQAARIRSSKGQDRSALLERLTELRDEASTAVESDLPALFQQLDNTRGLLERDASATLPDSNTPYFAHLRLKRHEGTSNEYLLGRTTFTDAQVGVRIIDWRFAPVARVFYGYEEGDDYEEWFGERLAEGVVEARRLVVLERGVLTRIRAGTLHLERTPEGAWREVGGLTSVLSGGAGTAVRAGSLGVGTGEAGRAARFDVTAQLDAEQFQALQVAADQPLLVLGSAGSGKTTVALHRLAKITFDLRAASLPSRMKVIVPEEGLARLSKRLLAPLELRNVSVETLDAWAYATACTAFGVKSIALSPDKPALTARLKRHPALRPVLERQLGKRKLSDPSLKKLRKRLAEVLTDRTLLAEVVAASKGDLPTTAIEDTVRHTMLQLATPLTQEFEGYDPEALATVDGLSLDQSTPDELAGTVDVEDLPLLLFLKMRHGHLGTDPLAHVVLDEAEDFSLFELAVVGQQLGRTRSCTLAGDEMQQTTTSFAGWPTAMAELGVKDAATVRLSVSYRCPRPVIELARHVLGPLAPEAPPKNAREGVPVGFHHFPEEAQAWLFVRDALKDLLDREPRASVAVIASTPEAARAFHKVVDDMPAVRLVLTGDFTFEPGVDVTDVESIKGLEFDYVILPDATARAWPQTDETRRKLHVAITRASHQLWVISSGLRSRLLPASLA